One segment of Campylobacter hominis ATCC BAA-381 DNA contains the following:
- a CDS encoding acyl-CoA dehydrogenase family protein, with translation MKNFYEKAREFALANIAPYAKQIDEKAEFPSKSFEKMHETGYLKLLIPKELGGLGGDIADHADAVRAFASASATAGLCYMMHNVALMCVLNYGSNELKKEITKSVIKGKFLALAYSEFGSGTHFYMPELKVKFDGKKVTFNGTKSMVTSAGHASFYAVLTPSSDEGIDNWIFPLESGIKFEKNLWNGLGMRGNVSCPMKIENVTLDEKYRIGEAGSGAKQVFETVAPYFVLGLACVYTGLCQNVLENSTNWATARKYPNGSNLANIETVQIHLSDIYTKTAACAALSKDAANAAKNGESDALAKILAARINASENAIETSRIAMRIGGGKAYNKNGILEQLLRDSFAGQIMAPSVDVLKIWLGKSISGQQIP, from the coding sequence ATGAAAAATTTTTATGAAAAAGCGCGTGAGTTTGCGCTAGCAAATATCGCGCCTTATGCAAAACAAATAGACGAAAAGGCGGAATTTCCAAGTAAATCTTTTGAAAAAATGCACGAAACGGGATATCTGAAACTTCTAATCCCAAAAGAATTAGGTGGTCTTGGTGGCGACATAGCAGATCATGCTGACGCAGTCAGAGCTTTTGCAAGTGCAAGTGCAACAGCAGGACTTTGCTATATGATGCACAATGTCGCTTTGATGTGCGTTTTAAACTACGGTTCGAACGAACTTAAAAAAGAAATTACAAAAAGCGTAATCAAAGGCAAATTTTTAGCTTTAGCATATAGTGAATTCGGCTCAGGCACACACTTTTATATGCCGGAGCTAAAAGTAAAATTTGACGGTAAAAAAGTTACGTTTAACGGCACGAAGAGCATGGTAACTTCAGCAGGACACGCAAGTTTTTATGCTGTTTTGACTCCAAGCAGTGATGAAGGAATTGATAACTGGATTTTTCCTCTTGAAAGCGGCATAAAATTTGAAAAAAATTTATGGAACGGGCTTGGAATGCGCGGCAATGTATCGTGTCCTATGAAAATAGAAAATGTTACGCTTGATGAAAAATACAGAATCGGCGAAGCAGGAAGCGGTGCAAAACAGGTTTTTGAAACAGTGGCGCCATATTTTGTATTAGGACTTGCCTGTGTATATACCGGACTTTGCCAAAATGTTCTTGAAAACTCAACGAACTGGGCAACCGCAAGAAAATATCCAAACGGCTCTAACTTAGCAAATATAGAAACAGTACAAATTCATCTATCTGATATTTACACCAAAACGGCAGCTTGTGCCGCTCTTAGCAAAGACGCTGCAAATGCCGCTAAAAACGGCGAAAGCGATGCACTTGCCAAAATTTTGGCAGCACGCATAAATGCAAGTGAAAATGCAATTGAAACCTCAAGAATTGCGATGAGAATCGGTGGCGGAAAAGCTTACAATAAAAACGGAATTTTAGAGCAGCTTTTAAGAGACAGTTTTGCAGGTCAAATTATGGCGCCAAGCGTCGATGTGCTTAAAATTTGGCTTGGAAAATCAATCAGCGGTCAACAAATTCCGTAA
- a CDS encoding phosphate/phosphite/phosphonate ABC transporter substrate-binding protein encodes MKLAAVIYDPKVTIIWGIISDFFKQNDFELKPVFFKDYKMQVDALMAGEVDVAWNSPLAWLDTFLRSNGKSLNGSMRDTDINRSTYLIVKDEKFKTINDLKGEKIGFGAIDSPQARLIPIYNLHQNGLEYGTHYKEVRFDVGVGLNGDHIGGELESAKALLKDEVSASWMLDMNYERYTNDGTLENVRVIYKTPHFDHCIFSSRIGLDKKEFAKFNEILCKMDYENQKHKEMMDMEGLKKWVSARTSGFLQITKANEYLKFLG; translated from the coding sequence ATGAAATTAGCAGCTGTAATTTACGATCCCAAAGTGACAATTATTTGGGGAATTATTTCCGATTTTTTTAAACAAAACGATTTTGAGTTAAAACCCGTATTTTTTAAAGATTATAAAATGCAAGTGGATGCTTTGATGGCAGGCGAAGTTGATGTAGCGTGGAATTCGCCGCTTGCGTGGCTGGACACATTTTTAAGAAGCAACGGAAAAAGCTTAAACGGCTCAATGAGAGATACAGATATAAACAGAAGCACTTATCTTATAGTAAAAGATGAAAAATTTAAAACAATAAATGATTTAAAAGGTGAAAAAATCGGCTTCGGCGCAATCGACTCACCGCAAGCAAGACTTATCCCGATTTATAATCTGCACCAAAACGGACTTGAATACGGCACTCACTACAAAGAAGTAAGATTTGACGTTGGTGTAGGTCTAAACGGAGATCATATAGGCGGCGAACTTGAGAGTGCAAAAGCTTTGTTAAAAGACGAAGTTTCGGCTTCATGGATGCTTGATATGAATTATGAGCGCTATACAAACGACGGAACGCTTGAAAATGTGCGCGTAATCTACAAAACACCGCATTTTGATCACTGTATTTTCAGCTCTCGCATAGGACTTGATAAAAAAGAATTTGCAAAATTTAATGAAATTTTATGCAAAATGGATTATGAAAATCAGAAACACAAAGAAATGATGGATATGGAAGGTCTTAAAAAATGGGTCAGTGCCAGAACAAGCGGATTTTTACAAATCACAAAAGCAAACGAATATCTTAAATTTTTAGGTTAA
- a CDS encoding cobalamin-independent methionine synthase II family protein: MFKNFTTSLIGSMPRSKKLMSAKRALWRGEISKDEFDEILHADTLKIIELQEKYEIEIITSGELQRDNYVSFVADKLNGVKQMNMADLIEYMPNHQAFEKILQILDVPSLSIKNAICVDKISKKSSLVAEEMKFLQNHTKYPLKATLPGAYLLTRSMWLGALSTKFYKDKKELGEDVIEILKDEVKLLAKMGISVVQFDEPVLSEVVFSKGKTRSFMCAALSEKNDVAPELAFAAHLIKSISDFAKSCGIKVGLHVCRGNWSKDEKILLSGSYSPLIPLFEEVLPDILFLEFSTPRAGEIQTLLKNKKISQDCILGLGVINPRSDIIESKDFIKNAAKKAMKFLSKEQIWLNPDCGFATFANRPVNDFKIISQKLAALNEAKNELRNE; this comes from the coding sequence GTGTTTAAAAACTTTACTACGTCGCTCATAGGTTCAATGCCACGAAGCAAAAAGCTTATGAGCGCGAAAAGAGCTCTTTGGCGCGGTGAAATTTCAAAAGACGAATTTGATGAAATTTTGCATGCCGATACGCTTAAAATCATTGAACTTCAAGAAAAATACGAAATAGAAATTATAACAAGTGGCGAATTGCAAAGAGATAATTATGTAAGCTTTGTAGCTGATAAACTAAATGGCGTAAAACAGATGAATATGGCCGATCTCATCGAATATATGCCAAATCATCAGGCATTTGAGAAAATTTTACAAATCCTTGACGTGCCATCTCTTAGCATAAAAAATGCAATTTGTGTTGATAAAATTTCCAAAAAAAGCTCGCTCGTAGCAGAAGAGATGAAATTTTTACAAAATCACACAAAATATCCGCTAAAAGCTACTTTGCCAGGTGCTTATTTATTAACGCGCTCAATGTGGCTTGGCGCTTTAAGCACAAAATTTTATAAAGATAAAAAAGAACTTGGTGAAGATGTAATTGAAATTTTAAAAGACGAAGTGAAACTTTTAGCAAAAATGGGCATTAGCGTTGTGCAATTCGATGAGCCGGTGCTAAGCGAAGTAGTTTTCAGTAAGGGAAAAACGCGCTCTTTTATGTGCGCCGCACTTAGTGAAAAAAATGACGTCGCACCCGAACTCGCATTTGCAGCGCATCTTATAAAAAGCATCAGCGACTTTGCAAAAAGTTGCGGGATAAAAGTCGGACTTCATGTATGCAGAGGAAATTGGAGCAAAGATGAAAAAATTTTGTTAAGCGGCTCTTATTCGCCTTTAATTCCACTTTTTGAAGAAGTTTTACCTGATATTTTATTTTTGGAATTTTCAACACCAAGAGCAGGCGAAATTCAAACTTTGCTGAAAAATAAAAAAATATCGCAGGATTGTATTCTTGGGCTTGGCGTCATAAATCCAAGAAGTGATATTATAGAAAGTAAGGATTTTATAAAAAACGCCGCCAAAAAAGCGATGAAATTTTTGAGCAAAGAGCAAATTTGGCTAAATCCTGACTGCGGTTTTGCGACATTTGCAAATCGACCTGTAAATGACTTTAAAATAATTTCGCAAAAACTTGCCGCGCTGAATGAAGCTAAAAATGAGTTAAGAAATGAGTGA
- the lpxD gene encoding UDP-3-O-(3-hydroxymyristoyl)glucosamine N-acyltransferase, producing MKLNEICKILGINFNGADIEISALNSLTNAKPGELSYCDSDKNAKFINESKASAILVKNADMVQNGATALVCENPHLAFAILSGYYKKPLIREKKPSQIAQSATIMPNVYIGSNVKIGEDTIIMAGAFIGDDVQIGEKCIIHPNVVIYNDTKIGNRCHLLANCVIGSDGFGYAHTKDGRHIKIYHNGNVVLEDDVEIGACTTIDRAVFETTTIKKCTKIDNLVQIGHNCILGENCLIVSQTGLAGSTTLGRNVVMGGQSGSGGHVSVGDFAQIAARGGVSKNLPGGKAYSGYPILELKDWLKLNAKIQKFFKDR from the coding sequence ATGAAATTAAATGAAATTTGTAAAATTTTAGGTATAAATTTTAACGGTGCCGATATTGAAATTTCGGCTTTAAACTCGCTTACTAATGCAAAACCGGGTGAACTTAGTTATTGTGACAGCGATAAAAATGCAAAATTTATAAATGAAAGTAAAGCGAGTGCTATTTTGGTAAAAAATGCTGATATGGTGCAAAATGGCGCAACAGCGCTTGTTTGTGAAAATCCGCATTTGGCTTTTGCGATTTTAAGCGGATATTACAAAAAACCGCTGATTAGAGAAAAAAAACCGTCTCAAATAGCGCAAAGTGCGACAATAATGCCAAATGTTTATATAGGAAGCAATGTAAAAATAGGTGAAGATACAATTATAATGGCAGGAGCATTTATAGGCGACGATGTGCAAATCGGCGAAAAATGTATCATTCATCCGAATGTTGTAATTTATAATGACACAAAAATAGGAAATCGCTGTCATTTGCTCGCAAATTGCGTTATAGGAAGTGACGGCTTCGGATATGCTCACACAAAAGACGGCAGACACATAAAAATTTACCATAACGGAAATGTCGTCCTTGAAGATGACGTGGAAATAGGAGCTTGCACAACAATAGATCGAGCCGTATTTGAAACCACAACTATCAAAAAATGTACAAAAATAGATAATTTAGTGCAAATCGGACATAACTGTATTTTGGGAGAAAACTGCTTAATCGTATCTCAAACTGGACTTGCCGGATCGACTACTCTTGGACGAAATGTCGTAATGGGTGGACAAAGCGGAAGCGGCGGACATGTAAGCGTTGGAGATTTTGCACAAATCGCGGCAAGAGGAGGAGTAAGCAAAAATTTACCGGGCGGTAAAGCATATAGCGGCTATCCTATTTTAGAATTGAAAGATTGGCTAAAACTAAATGCTAAAATTCAAAAATTTTTCAAAGACAGGTAA
- a CDS encoding OsmC family protein: MSEILNFRAIYKDEKVKFFSKNSSFILGDEVSFDSDFKENTSIELFVGGIVSAVIFTLKKGLTNSGIKFDDLECVSSVILENSLSFLGVIGYNEKPEISKINLKIYIYTELEFNELSRICDKILQKSFILNTLKNIIKFKISQIA; encoded by the coding sequence ATGAGTGAAATTTTAAATTTTCGTGCAATTTACAAAGATGAAAAAGTAAAATTTTTCAGCAAAAACAGCTCGTTTATTTTAGGTGACGAAGTAAGTTTTGACAGCGATTTTAAAGAAAATACTTCAATTGAACTTTTTGTAGGCGGAATAGTCAGCGCCGTAATTTTCACGTTAAAAAAAGGCTTAACGAATTCAGGTATAAAATTTGATGATTTGGAATGCGTAAGTTCTGTGATTTTAGAAAATTCATTGTCATTTTTGGGCGTAATAGGATACAATGAAAAACCGGAAATTTCTAAAATAAATCTCAAAATTTACATTTATACAGAGCTTGAATTTAATGAGCTTTCGCGCATTTGCGATAAAATTTTACAAAAATCTTTTATATTGAATACGCTAAAAAATATTATAAAATTTAAAATTTCGCAAATAGCGTAA
- a CDS encoding acetolactate synthase large subunit: MSKLNGSQMIMEALKNEGVEIVFGYPGGAALNIYDEIYKQKYFRHILVRHEQAAVHAADGYARASGKVGVAFVTSGPGFTNAVTGLATAYADSIPVILISAQVSNSLIGSDAFQEIDAVGISRPCVKHNYLVKSIDELPRILKEAFYIAKTGRPGPVHIDIPKDVSSAIGEFEYPDEIKMQTYKPNYKGNSKQIKKAIELIEASKKPLFYLGGGVISSNASEAVRKLIEITQIPAVETLMALGALDSNDPNCLNMVGMHGSYAANMAMSEADLIIALGARFDDRVTGKVSKFAKNAKIIHVDIDPSSISKIINADFPIVGDVKSVVEDMIERAKDEINPKNFNTWHEIIANYSRIHPLTYKDSDEVLKPQWIIEETARNLPNDAIVTTDVGQHQMWVAQYFPFKYPRTFLTSGGLGTMGYSLPASMGAKLAHPTKEVVNFVGDGSVLMNIQELMTMIQSNIKVIHIILNNGFLGMVRQWQSLFYGERFSSTNIELQPDFVKLIESFGGLGFRATNKEEFSSALKTALSSDKVSFIDAHIDRFENVMPMVPAGGVLYNMILE; encoded by the coding sequence ATGAGCAAATTAAATGGTTCGCAAATGATCATGGAAGCCTTGAAAAACGAAGGTGTTGAAATCGTTTTCGGTTATCCTGGCGGAGCGGCACTTAATATATATGATGAAATTTACAAACAAAAATATTTCAGGCATATTCTGGTTCGCCACGAACAAGCCGCAGTTCATGCAGCCGACGGATACGCAAGAGCAAGCGGAAAAGTAGGAGTTGCTTTTGTAACAAGCGGTCCGGGATTTACAAATGCGGTAACCGGTTTAGCGACAGCTTATGCGGATTCTATTCCTGTTATATTAATTTCAGCGCAAGTTTCAAATTCACTAATCGGTTCGGACGCTTTTCAAGAAATTGACGCTGTCGGAATTTCAAGACCTTGCGTAAAACACAATTACTTGGTAAAATCAATTGATGAACTTCCAAGAATTTTAAAAGAGGCGTTTTATATAGCAAAAACAGGAAGACCGGGACCGGTTCATATAGATATACCAAAAGATGTAAGCTCTGCAATAGGCGAGTTCGAATATCCCGATGAAATAAAAATGCAAACCTACAAACCAAATTATAAAGGCAATTCAAAACAGATAAAAAAAGCGATCGAGTTGATAGAAGCTTCAAAAAAACCGTTATTTTATCTTGGAGGCGGCGTAATAAGCTCAAACGCAAGCGAAGCCGTAAGAAAACTTATAGAAATCACGCAAATTCCTGCAGTTGAAACCTTAATGGCGCTTGGTGCGCTTGACAGTAATGATCCGAATTGTCTGAATATGGTCGGAATGCATGGAAGTTATGCAGCGAATATGGCAATGAGCGAAGCCGATCTTATTATAGCACTTGGCGCAAGATTTGATGATAGAGTTACAGGAAAAGTAAGTAAGTTTGCAAAAAATGCAAAAATAATTCATGTTGATATAGATCCAAGTTCAATTTCAAAAATCATAAACGCCGATTTTCCTATCGTCGGCGATGTAAAATCAGTCGTAGAAGATATGATAGAGCGTGCAAAAGATGAAATCAATCCTAAAAATTTCAACACTTGGCACGAAATAATCGCAAATTATTCAAGAATTCATCCTCTTACATATAAAGACAGTGATGAAGTTTTAAAACCTCAATGGATAATAGAAGAAACAGCAAGAAACTTGCCAAATGACGCCATCGTTACAACAGATGTCGGACAACATCAAATGTGGGTAGCTCAATATTTTCCGTTTAAATACCCTCGCACGTTTTTAACAAGCGGCGGTTTAGGCACAATGGGATACTCTTTACCTGCTTCAATGGGAGCGAAGCTTGCTCATCCTACAAAAGAAGTAGTAAATTTCGTTGGCGACGGATCTGTGCTGATGAATATACAAGAACTTATGACGATGATTCAAAGTAATATAAAAGTCATTCATATTATTCTAAATAACGGCTTTTTGGGAATGGTCCGTCAATGGCAATCACTATTTTACGGAGAGAGGTTTTCATCTACGAATATAGAGCTTCAACCTGATTTTGTAAAACTTATAGAAAGTTTCGGTGGTTTGGGTTTTCGTGCTACAAATAAGGAAGAATTTTCATCTGCACTTAAAACAGCACTTTCAAGTGATAAAGTAAGCTTCATAGACGCTCATATAGACAGATTTGAAAATGTTATGCCTATGGTTCCGGCAGGCGGCGTTTTATATAATATGATTTTGGAATAA
- the ilvN gene encoding acetolactate synthase small subunit, with amino-acid sequence MQNIRRTISVIIVNEHGVLSRISGLFAGRGYNIDSLTVAPIPNTNLSRFTIVTKGDAAIIEQITKQLHKLIPIYKVIEDANFVEKELVLVKIPFADNLSGLNVILSSYNGKIINSNEENIVVVACDDITKIDNFLKTIKKFNPIDIVRGGSVALDV; translated from the coding sequence ATGCAAAATATAAGAAGAACAATTTCCGTTATCATAGTCAATGAACACGGCGTTCTATCCAGAATTTCAGGTCTTTTTGCAGGCAGAGGATACAATATCGACAGTCTTACAGTGGCTCCTATCCCGAATACAAACCTTTCACGTTTTACGATCGTTACAAAGGGCGATGCCGCTATAATAGAACAGATTACAAAACAACTTCACAAACTTATCCCAATCTATAAAGTTATAGAAGATGCAAATTTTGTGGAAAAAGAACTTGTTTTAGTTAAAATTCCTTTTGCCGACAATTTATCTGGTTTAAATGTGATTTTAAGCTCATATAACGGCAAAATCATAAATAGCAATGAAGAAAATATCGTAGTTGTTGCTTGCGACGATATCACTAAAATAGATAATTTTCTTAAAACAATCAAAAAATTTAATCCGATCGATATAGTTCGAGGCGGAAGCGTAGCATTGGATGTATAA
- the tgt gene encoding tRNA guanosine(34) transglycosylase Tgt, with translation MKFQIDKTDGNARACTITTAHSVIKTPIFMPVGTVGAVKSLDALDLKEILDAKIILANTYHMFLRPGSKIVKEFGGLHGFTKFDRSFLTDSGGFQAFSLRTNTKNDDDGIHFKSHIDGSLHYFTPTSVLDTQYDFGSDIMMILDDLVALPADPKRVKLSIERTIKWAKKAINYHLQKRESGVGLNQNIFGIIQGGTDENARKFCAQSLCELPFDGLAIGGLSVGETNREMYDTVEAVMPYIDSARPRYLMGVGTPEDIVENVERGVDMFDCVMPTRNARNGTLFTSFGKINIKSARFIHDDTPIDPCCDCYTCKNYSRGYLNHLYRAREITFYRLASLHNLHYYLHLVSDIRTAILEGKFLEFKKDFYSKRS, from the coding sequence ATGAAATTTCAAATAGATAAAACTGACGGCAACGCAAGAGCCTGCACGATTACGACGGCTCACAGCGTTATAAAAACGCCGATTTTTATGCCGGTCGGCACGGTTGGCGCCGTGAAAAGCTTAGACGCGCTTGATTTAAAAGAAATTTTGGATGCAAAGATAATTTTGGCAAATACTTATCATATGTTTTTGCGCCCTGGTTCAAAGATAGTAAAAGAATTTGGCGGACTTCACGGATTTACGAAATTTGATCGCTCGTTTTTGACAGACAGCGGCGGTTTTCAAGCTTTTTCACTTCGAACAAATACAAAAAACGATGATGACGGAATTCATTTCAAAAGCCATATAGACGGTTCTTTACACTATTTCACTCCAACTTCGGTTTTGGATACGCAGTATGATTTTGGAAGCGATATTATGATGATTTTGGATGATTTGGTGGCTTTGCCTGCCGATCCTAAACGTGTAAAATTAAGTATAGAGCGCACTATAAAATGGGCAAAAAAAGCCATAAATTATCATTTACAAAAACGAGAAAGCGGCGTAGGGCTAAATCAAAATATTTTTGGAATTATTCAAGGCGGCACCGATGAAAATGCCAGAAAATTTTGTGCGCAAAGTCTTTGTGAATTGCCGTTTGACGGACTTGCGATCGGCGGACTTAGCGTAGGGGAAACAAACCGGGAGATGTATGATACGGTAGAAGCTGTGATGCCATATATCGATAGTGCGCGCCCGCGTTATTTAATGGGCGTCGGGACACCTGAAGATATAGTGGAAAATGTTGAGAGAGGCGTTGATATGTTTGATTGCGTAATGCCTACAAGAAATGCAAGAAATGGCACGCTATTTACAAGTTTTGGAAAGATAAATATAAAATCAGCACGTTTTATTCATGACGATACGCCGATTGATCCGTGTTGCGATTGCTATACTTGTAAAAATTACAGTCGTGGATATTTAAATCATCTTTATAGAGCGCGTGAAATAACTTTTTACAGACTTGCAAGTCTTCACAATCTTCACTATTATTTGCATTTGGTTTCGGATATAAGAACTGCGATTTTGGAAGGAAAATTTTTAGAATTTAAAAAAGATTTTTATTCTAAAAGGAGTTAA
- a CDS encoding helix-hairpin-helix domain-containing protein: MRKILILTLICTTLFGKININDASRYELMTLGKISAGQADMLINFRKNREITDVTDLRVITGFEKYDTEILEKNFDFSPKAVQEIPKKT; encoded by the coding sequence GTGAGAAAAATTTTAATTTTAACGCTCATTTGTACGACGCTTTTTGGAAAAATAAATATCAACGACGCTTCTCGTTACGAACTTATGACGCTAGGCAAGATAAGCGCAGGACAAGCCGATATGCTTATAAACTTTAGAAAAAATCGCGAAATCACTGACGTTACGGATTTACGCGTGATAACAGGATTTGAAAAATACGACACTGAAATTTTAGAGAAAAATTTTGATTTTTCGCCAAAAGCCGTTCAGGAAATACCAAAAAAAACGTAA